CCATCACAACAAATGAGGAAATAAGAGGGATCATGCAGATAGAAGAATATTTCAGTTACCTTGACAGTTTTCACCCTTCTACACTTTAGCTCAAAGGTTTTTagaatttgaagactatatgcaGAATTCCACATTGCACTAGACATTCTTACTTCACTCTCTTTGGTAAAACTTATAATTCTCTTCTTCAAAGCTTCACATTTATAGGCCTCTTCTTCATAAACCATTCTGTTTCTCataaaccaaatttctttcagAGTTACAAGAGCTGCAACTTTCCATATCTCTTTCACTGCTGGACTTTTATTTTGTGCTAAAAGAAGAATGTCTTCAAATGATATTGGGTTAGTGAAACTGAAAATGCCACCAAGCCAATTCCGAATGATCTCACTGAAATCACAGAACCATAGAATATGCTCCAAATTTTCCTCTGAATTCTTGCAAAAAGGGCATCTAGAAGCAAGttggaattttattttcttcatcttgtcATCTGCAGGAACTATCCCTCTTACTAATTTTCAAACATTACTTGCAAGATTAGGGTGAATAGACTTATGTCATACAGTTCTTGTCCATTGaagattttggattttttttcctaatACATTCATAAGCAGAGTCCACTGAAAATTCTGTCCAAATTTTTCTATCTCCTTTTCCATCTAAAACAGGCAACTCAGAAGGTTCAAATAAATCCAGTAAAGATTCAGGAATTACCCATTCACCATCACAAATTAAGTCAGCTACTTTCATCTCTGGGTTTTGTTGCATTATTATATTTTCTGGGAACAGAGCCTCCAAAGGCATGTCCTTTATCCA
Above is a genomic segment from Papaver somniferum cultivar HN1 chromosome 10, ASM357369v1, whole genome shotgun sequence containing:
- the LOC113315592 gene encoding uncharacterized protein LOC113315592: MPLEALFPENIIMQQNPEMKVADLICDGEWVIPESLLDLFEPSELPVLDGKGDRKIWTEFSVDSAYELRGIVPADDKMKKIKFQLASRCPFCKNSEENLEHILWFCDFSEIIRNWLGGIFSFTNPISFEDILLLAQNKSPAVKEIWKVAALVTLKEIWFMRNRMVYEEEAYKCEALKKRIISFTKESEVRMSSAMWNSAYSLQILKTFELKCRRVKTVKVTEIFFYLHDPSYFLICCDGSSRGNPGAAGHGFIYRKWNGVFEIVVSGGLGTTSNFLAEIFAVICAGEWAVNQYLLRIYFRSDSQPVISAFQTGKIPWWVITRWNKIKSGLQEWYFVHSYREMNTSADLLDKKGVVLAKGERRIYKQCSNFITRLENPDFPYYRFS